One window from the genome of Drosophila albomicans strain 15112-1751.03 chromosome 2L, ASM965048v2, whole genome shotgun sequence encodes:
- the LOC117565559 gene encoding lactosylceramide 4-alpha-galactosyltransferase-like, which yields MLINMTPRLKRCIINCLNLILLTLILIYVLSIRRIYKMETKYQPANCFLNKNELDDSLGIPLEDVLLSEVEPIIESTIFFIDTSCPSNGNILELTARQACAIESAAFNNDIYQIFVLFASPRYQQQEGKRHPLIDAILSYPNVQLRQVNLMRYAAGTPIEDWLKKGELFKSSYLSTHLADVLRLLTLYRFGGICVHLDTMILNTVTVLPLNYAGADLDNQISTAMLSLTSTGFGHQFAGDCLRDLQQSFDANNRHTSGRDVITRALQRACGTFNVAEMRNNPKGCQSFQLYNHTQFLPIKPADWRQLFEEEFLDEVLQQTRGVSFMLHLWHSKSHKERIKRGTKAAYTQYARRHCPKAYAAAGEYF from the exons ATGTTAATCAACATGACGCCACGTCTGAAGCGCTGCATCATAAATTGTCTGAATTTAATTCTCCTGACTTTGATTCTGATCTATGTGCTGAGCATTCGACGCATCTACAAAATGGAAACGAAGTATCAACCAGCCAACTGTTTCCTTAACAAGAATGAGTTAGACGACTCTCTTGGAATTCCACTGGAGGATGTGCTGCTATCCGAAGTGGAACCAATAATTGAAAGCACCATTTTCTTCATCGATACGAGCTGTCCTTCGAATGGAAACATCTTAGAGTTGACTGCACGCCAAGCATGTGCCATTGAATCTGCGGCCTTCAATAATGACatttaccaaatatttgtGCTCTTCGCCAGTCCCAGATATCAGCAACAGGAGGGAAAAAGACATCCGCTGATTGATGCCATCTTAAGCTATCCCAATGTGCAGCTGCGTCAAGTGAATCTAATGCGTTACGCTGCCGGCACGCCCATTGAGGATTGGCTGAAGAAGGGTGAGCTCTTTAAATCGAG CTATCTGAGCACACATCTGGCGGATGTGTTGCGCTTACTTACGCTCTATCGCTTTGGTGGCATCTGTGTGCACCTGGATACAATGATTTTGAATACTGTGACGGTATTGCCGTTAAACTATGCGGGTGCCGATCTTGATAACCAAATTTCTACTGCTATGTTAAGCTTGACCTCGACTGGATTTGGCCATCAGTTTGCCGGAGATTGTTTGCGCGACCTTCAGCAGAGTTTTGATGCCAACAACAGACACACGAGTGGACGAGATGTCATCACGCGTGCTCTGCAGAGAGCTTGTGGCACATTCAACGTTGCCGAGATGCGGAATAATCCAAAGGGCTGTCAAAGCTTTCAACTGTATAATCACACACAATTCTTACCGATTAAACCCGCAGATTGGCGCCAACTGTTTGAGGAAGAGTTTCTCGACGAAGTGCTGCAACAGACAAGGGGAGTCTCTTTTATGCTGCACTTGTGGCACAGCAAGTCGCACAAAGAGCGCATCAAGCGGGGCACAAAGGcagcgtatacgcaatatgcTCGACGTCATTGTCCCAAAGCCTATGCAGCAGCTGGTGAATATTTTTAA
- the LOC117565558 gene encoding uncharacterized protein LOC117565558, with translation MEAMKLLLSKCNKIVSLLRCATKKKVIVVGGPTTTTTAAAAAGCVGSCNLLMLLLQAVCILTMWLSHAPQLCLAAPSTAATNETETAWPPMHHYDIWSADLKSPAATVPQQQLDMDADVNVDVDLIEEEELLQHAHGYSNSYGSRPQMSSQQWSSPQFSNRSSSQSHSSSNSIRRPKVIHLFPVPVDGECLADDGRRMGNCFNAYECRQKGGQARGECAMGFGVCCVFMAECNGTIANNLTYIVSPGFPSFMPSNFTECKLRVKIMSEDISQLRIDFDHFSLGQPNRRTGVCDGDVFHITGGARGAFQLCGQNSGQHMYYDVAVRTVPRQSTLYGSLRPAAATNVTANPQDQVIEITLNVSRRFLPMRLWEIRVLQIPFTQRAPPGCLQYHTGVEGVMQTFNFAENGRHLANQHYRICVRQETDMCSISYQPCDEQSFRIGGGLGGGSFMSNAASSTMAPPLTELSAAAENATSTTTNLLQLLSQWVRNTTTEAPTTTTAATTAAPMRNASSTTATSAMTTAAPVRSTTAAAAVAADDDYPGWVDEPEEEEAEEEEEQPAAPANDDAEGSGGGDDNSNSIFNFFGGGGGATSAQPGVSRRPRPVGGATASLGVSSSGGFDLFGFLRSAFDLRHRRRRRQARQFFSTCADRITMPCIIEDFIGTGLGPLPGCEPVHCGSQFCSTGTWPCRIESTVTPFYIGVHFGGGDAPGKGSAEENIGACLRYAQVQCI, from the exons ATGGAAGCcatgaaattgttgttgagcAAGTGCAATAAAATCGTGAGCTTATTACGATGCGCGACTAAAAAGAAAGTTATTGTCGTTGGtggcccaacaacaacaacaactgcagcagcagcagccggtTGTGTTGGTTCTTGCAacctgctgatgttgctgctgcaagctGTTTGCATACTCACAATGTGGCTGAGCCATGCACCTCAGCTGTGCCTCGCAGCACCATCGACTGCAGCCACAAATGAGACCGAGACCGCCTGGCCACCCATGCATCATTATGATATCTGGAGCGCAGATTTGAAATCGCCAGCGGCAACtgtgccacagcagcagctggataTGGATGCCGACGTAAATGTGGATGTGGATCTCATTGAGGAAGAGGAATTACTGCAACATGCTCACGGCTATAGCAACAGCTATGGCTCTAGGCCACAAATGAGCAGCCAGCAGTGGAGCAGTCCTCAATTTAGCAAtcgaagcagcagccaaagccacagcagcagcaacagcattcgACGGCCCAAGG TTATCCATCTGTTTCCGGTGCCCGTGGATGGCGAATGCCTGGCGGACGATGGTCGTCGGATGGGAAACTGCTTCAATGCCTACGAGTGTCGCCAGAAGGGCGGCCAAGCACGGGGGGAATGCGCGATGGGCTTTGGCGTCTGCTGCGTATTCATGGCCGAGTGCAACGGCACCATAGCCAACAATTTAACGTATATAGTCTCGCCGGGATTTCCCAGTTTCATGCCCAGCAATTTCACGGAATGCAAGCTGCGAGTGAAGATCATGAGCGAGGACATCAGTCAGCTGCGAATCGATTTCGATCACTTCTCGCTGGGACAACCGAATCGCCGAACGGGAGTTTGTGATGGGGATGTGTTTCACATCACTGGCGGAGCTCGAGGAGCCTTTCAGCTATGCGGACAAAACAGCGGACAGCATA TGTATTATGATGTGGCAGTGCGCACCGTGCCACGTCAATCGACGCTCTATGGCAGCTTACGTCCAGCGGCAGCGACGAATGTGACAGCGAATCCTCAGGATCAGGTCATAGAGATTACACTGAATGTTTCCCGACGCTTTCTGCCCATGCGTCTGTGGGAAATACGCGTGCTGCAAATACCCTTTACACAACGTGCCCCGCCGGGTTGCCTGCAATATCACACGGGTGTCGAGGGCGTCATGCAGACGTTTAACTTTGCGGAGAACGGTCGCCACTTGGCCAATCAGCACTACAGGATCTGTGTGCGTCAGGAAACGGACATGTGCTCGATCAGCTATCAGCCGTGTGATGAGCAATCGTTTCGCATTGGCGGCGGGTTGGGAGGCGGTTCTTTTATGTCCAATGCGGCAAGTTCAACTATGGCGCCGCCTCTCACTGAACTCTCCGCGGCAGCTGAGAATGCCACGTCCACAACGACGAatctgctgcagttgctcagTCAGTGGGTGAGGAACACGACGACTGAAGccccgacaacaacaacagctgcaacgaCAGCGGCGCCTATGAGAAATGCCAGCAGCACTACAGCAACGTCTGCCATGACCACAGCGGCGCCAGTGCGttccacaacagcagcagcagcagttgccgcTGATGATGATTATCCCGGCTGGGTGGACGAGCCagaagaggaggaggcggaggaggaagaggagcaGCCTGCAGCGCCAGCCAACGATGATGCTGAGGGCTCTGGGGGTggcgacgacaacagcaatagcatcTTTAATTTCTTCGGCGGAGGCGGCGGCGCAACGAGCGCTCAACCCGGAGTCTCGAGACGTCCGCGTCCGGTGGGCGGTGCAACGGCCTCGTTGGGTGTCAGCAGCTCCGGAGGCTTTGATCTGTTTGGCTTTTTGCGCAGCGCATTCGATTTGCGACATCGGCGACGACGTCGGCAGGCGCGACAGTTCTTTAGCACGTGTGCGGATCGCATTACGATGCCCTGCATCATTGAGGATTTCATTGGCACCGGGCTGGGACCTTTGCCGGGCTGCGAGCCCGTCCATTGTGGCTCACAGTTCTGCTCCACGGGCACCTGGCCGTGTCGCATCGAAAGCACCGTCACTCCCTTCTACATTGGCGTTCATTTTGGAGGGGGCGATGCACCGGGCAAAGGGAGCGCTGAGGAGAACATTGGCGCCTGTCTGCGCTATGCACAGGTGCAGTGCATCTAA